gaattttggtcacctgacgtcatgacctaaatcgaCCTAATATtaataacgtcttatgatgttgtgtgcctgctgagtaACTACTGAAAAATGAACTTTTTAGTTGAACTACTTGCATCTAAAAAGAACATCATCTCAGTAATGAGAAGAATGCACTAATGGCTTTGCATTAAAAACCTTCATTAAGAAAGTAAATAATCTGAATGAATATGCTTCAGACAAAAATCCCCATTAATTTCATCAAATATTAAGTATTTAGTCCTTATTTCAGTTGTTTAGTAATATATTCCAGCTAAAACCTTCTGTACATTTACATGCTTATTACATGAGTCCATTCATAAGGATacattagaccaggggttctcaactgtttTGActatgggacccacatttttacatggtcatcaagccgcaaaatttttaggaactataatacaattttaggaattgtaattaatttgtatttatttgttaacatacaaaagtagtgacagataaatcataaacacatcaccaagacttacaatattttactgctgtcatttaacaaaatgtatcaaattataaaaatattacaaagtaaaaacgacaaatactgtaaacagtggttaggaaaggaaaggttcagttaccattaactaaactgaactgttaataaaacatgttgtctggtttctaaatgtcattttaatttagaaggtcttgtgctctcttgtgagagcacctcgctacttatgacacactgaggttttaagtcttttttgtcatcAACATATGTAAATCGATACTTATTCAGGGTTGTACTTgcacttcgacatatttgttggtataattaaatgaaatttcacatgtcaaacagtagggttgtcatgcacgcatttcaaaataaaagtcaaaagaagttaaaaaaattaaattttgttaCAGTGACCCACTTTTGGGCCgggacccaccagttgagaaacactgcattagatTGTCCTAATCTCAATCTTTGACTCACAGAGCATTAACACAATGCAGAAGCTAGCAGTAATCTGAATAAATGTTTGGTATCGCTTGTTGGCACGGCTAGAGCAAACTGATCTgctgctctaggcaaaggacTGTCACACCaccctcaacccgaaagtgaaaacgaaagtgacccgGTCATGAAATGAAGACCAGGGGGGAGGTGTTGGGGGGGTGTTTGCCGCCCTCCCTATTTAGGCGGCCACCTAGAtcacctctatggacgcgccggccatAATTGTTGGAAAAAAATTGCAATTCCTAGAGGGTCGCAGCTcttcacagttttgctccaaccctatcaaacagctgatccaaataatcaaggtgttcaaaagagtcatgaacacctgcattagttggatcagctgtgtttgaccagggttggagcaaaacagtgcagagctgcagccctccgggaattgagtttaagacctatAAAGCATGCAAATGAAACAAGTCCGATGCTGAACTTTTTAACCTCAAGTAAAGAAACTTATTACCTTGATCATAAATTCAATAATAGTGTCCCCCATAAAGGTAAACATTAGCCATTGCGTTACACCAGTTACAAATGTTTTTCTGTACTTCCAACCACAAAAACAGTAAGAAATGATCAGTAAAATCATGAATCGCTGtactgaatttatattttattctcaTTTAAATGATCTTTTACATCTCAAACAAATTCTCAACATTGAACACgtacaattattatttatatcatttatgttgtacttttttttttattaaacctcAAAATGTATTGAATCACATGTACAAACACAAATGCTAAAATTGCTGCTATTGCAGTCAAAATACTTTTTATAATCTAGGACGATCTGTAAGACAGTGTTTGTAAACGAGGAGCTCCTACATTTTTTATGATAAACTCAATCCAAAATATAGCATGTTCAAAAGGATTCATTGGCTGATTGTTGTGGAACAATTATGAATGTTTTCTGAatgattattttagttttatgcaCTGGATTAAAATAATGAGAAAGTGAAACTATTTTAAATGAGTGATATTTCCAGCCAATATGTTACTCATGCTTTACTTTCTTTCTGAATAAACAAAGGCAAAAATATTTCATTGTATAAGCGGTCAGTAAAACAAATACTAAAACCATCAACATTAATGTCAAAATAACATCTATAGACTGATACTCAATCCAGGACATTCTGAAAGACTGTGTCCGTAAATGAGGAGCTCCTTTATTCCTCATGACAAATTCAATCCAGAAGATGGCACGATCAAGAGGTTTCATTGGCTGGTCGTGGTGCAGCTTGGACAGTttctgcatgttctctctgtaaGACGGATTATGCAACACTTCCTTCAACGCCTCCAGAAACACAGCCCTGTCCAAAGTTGCAAATTCTACAATTTTTGCTGTTCCCTTTGCTCGCATCCTGGAGAGATTATCAGGCTGATCAAAAGCTAAAGGAAGGCCTACAATGGGCACCCCGTGATAGATGGCTTCCTGAAGTCCATTGGTGCCTCCATGTGCTACAAACAGTTTAGTTTTAGGATGTCCAAGCAAGTCATTCTGGGGCAGCCAGTTCACAATCAAAGTATTGTTGCCAAGGTTTGCAGGTCGTGGACCTGTGTATCTCCAAATGACTTTTTGAGGCAGTTGAGCGAATGCTGCAGCAATTTCATCATTGAGTTCACTCAGAAGCTGACCAAAAACTGTCCCCAAACTCATCATGATCACCCCATGTTCTCCAGAGCTCTGCACAAACTCCTCAAGATCACCTGGAAGTGGCTTTGCAGGTTTGCACTGGAAGCCTCCCATGTAGACCACATTTGGCATCGTGGGTCGTGGAAACTCAAAAGTAAAATCGTTTCTCATGAGCCAGAGGTCTGCATCCTGAAGCAGCGAGAAGAAATTAACATTGGGGCCAAAATATTTCTGGGTGAGCTCTTGGTAAGGAGAACCAAAGTTCTTGGAATATTTATAGCGAATCATTATATATGTCATCATGTTCATGACTCTCTGACTGAATGTCATCTTGTCCGTTAGTTGTAAGCCTGAAACAGGTACATATGAGAGAGGAGATGGAGCTATATCAAAATGGGCTTCTCCATATACGGTCCAGCGGACATTATACACGAGAGGGAGCCCAAGACGATGTGCCAGTAACACACCACTTCCATAAGCAGGATCCGTCAGGACAACATCATATGCAGCATCTTTAAGAGAATTCATCAaggtttcattttcaaacaatatTGCTGTCATATTGCAGGATTGCTTATGAGTCTCTGTAACAAAGTGAATCATTTCGTCAGCAAGTGCCATTTCATTCCAAAATGATTTTCCTTGTCTCTGGATTTTCAGTAAGTGAGGGAGGAACGTCTCCATGAAGTCATCATCAAATACCCCGTTGTCCACAGTGATAGAAGTGTAGAGAGGAGACTGTTCCTCAATGTACCAGCTGCTAGAACCTCGGACCACGGTGATACTGTGACCCCTCGAATGTAATTCCACAATAAGGACTTTCATATTGACCCAGTGACTTCCTTCCACAGGAACCACGAGAAGTTTACCAGCGTAAGATCTTGAAAGGACACATAACAGAAGGAACAATCCAAGATGGGTGGAGGGATGCATCTTTGCTGCTAACCTTAAATAAGAAAGAATATAACATAAACATAATACAACATAAACAGGGTACATAAATGCCCTGTTATTGCCCTGAAATTTCATAGAATTGTTGCAGGCCTTCATCATGAAACTATTACCAAGGTTTGCAGATCCCAGACCATGGTTTACACTGAAAGGTGTATATAGATgaaaagcaaaattgtttctaacTTCTCCAAGGAGGTGGAGCTACAACAAAATAATCTTTACCCTATTTTGTCTAGTGAATATGTAGCACATGAAGATCACAATGTGTCAGTACTTTCcatatttgctttttaaaatcttaagCAAGAGCTATCCCATTCTAAAGTAGCATTCTTTGTGTATGGATCTGTAGTAAAATGGATAGAAACTTCACTGAAACCGTCATGTTTTTCAGTTTTCAGTATCCACACAGTGTAGAGTAAAAACTGCTATTCAGTATATCACCTACTTGAAAATCAGATGACGgggataattttgaccttattaATTGACCCTTGAAGACACAAGCAAAGCTTTAATCCAAAGATGTGGATTAGATTTATTCACAAAATTAGAACATCACATACAATATTTGCCAATTAGGTACCATTACAAAACAATGAATCAACGAGAACAAAATCGTCATGTTCTGATAAATTGGCAGCAAatatcaaaaatgaaaaataaaatttgctttaTAATGAGAATCCACTGTGGgcctttttaatatataataaatgactttcaTATCAAAAGACACAGTAGATCAAACTCAGCAAACGCAGTCATACCTGTCGTTTGGAGGCACTCAGGACAGGTCTGGGAGGTATTAACAATCCAATTTCAAATTGATGATGGAAATTGGCTAAGGGTAtagggcagggctattcaattagtttgtcagcggggccggttcatgaaaagcatcccaaacgaagggccagagagatatgacttgctattttatatacacaactGCATATATGCTGTATTTGTCCgtaagacacccacgttggcttttctacattaaaatgttaataaattgtattttgaaactacataatatcagtgcattgtacaaaacaattttttcttttttttacaagcattcaaatgtatttcagagcacaacaaaatcagtgcattgctgaagtaggctttttctacattcagacacattcatatgttgtgTTTACATGCTAAATAACATTAATTCATGTCACATTCAtatgctaaatttatttttgatgtcttgctCACACTATGTagagggccggaacaaattgcctcTGGGGCCAGATTCGGCCTGCGGGCCgtcaattgaatagccctggtatAAAGATAAGAATGACTAATGCAACATTTCTGATGTTTTACAATTTGGCCATTTAGCTGCAGTATGTTATGCATGTGGTTCAGTATTAATGCCTTCTGACTTCATTGTACTTTAGCCTACAAGCATTGttatgtacattttcaaaatgtatgcacatcttggcatatccattaagcatttttcatgcaatattccaaaatctGCATGAAATAAGTGGATAGAAACAGCTACTTAGTGAACCTTGGAGAGACCTTACCAGGGAGCCATTATCAAGTTTTCTAGTATATCAAGTACCAAAGAAATGACAGGGATGTTTGAATGTAACTACTGAATAAGgaacttcattttaattaaatggcTTGCATCTAAAAAGAATTCTTCTCAGTAATGAGAAGAGTGCACTAATGCCTTTGCATTACCAACCTTCATTATGCACGAGTGAtgggcagggccagacggaatctgcggacgttttttgctatttctgcagagaattttggtaaaaatctgcagatttctgcggaattattttgggagtatctagcagagtatcataactaaacccttaatatattaaataaaaagtaataaattactgaataaaaactgaataaattctaatttacacatttactcaagtaaataaacagaattaataatgggctaaaaatctgcagaaattggcggaaaatctgcaaaaaatctgcggaattctgcgtgcgcagattccgtgtgagcctagtgatgggtcgttcatgaacgattcgttcattttgaacgaatcttcaatatgactcgggattTACGAGTCGTCTCAGAgtgtgattcgttcatccgcacgtgcgcacatttgtgcaggtagtatcgttaatttcaagtcttcatcacattggcagaagccaatcatatgcgtttagagccggaaaaagaattgatccgctcacctctctagtcctctatcaggtctgagtcaCACGTTCTTCACGAGTCAATCATACGCGTTTTGAGCCGGAAAAAGAATGGATCCGCTcccctctcgagtcctctatcgggtcagagtcactcgttcatcacgggcccatcatacgcgtttagagccggaaaaagaattgaaccgctcatctcccgagtcctcgggtttgagtcattctgtcacgtgatgaacgaacggtcacggctcctatcggcttagactgtgcattgattaagattatatgtgactgtcagtgtaacgtgaattaacccctgacatttgaagacatgaagaggtgagctgagcaaggagacaacaataccttcatagacaaaacagcaggtaaacattgaattattattttctccttcttatatcctatatatgacttatttgtcgtgcaatcaaccctttgggctagttgtagatgtgtttagaagcaattcgtaacattttaaagggtcacgaaacaccaaaacacattttttgagctgttgacagtcgtatatgtgtcccacactgctataaacactattaggacacctatatttcactaaaaagtgtaaattggttgtttttgcgttatttcaagcaaattcgtacttccggtttgaaacgaatttttgaagctgcgtcacggtcatgacataatagcgttgtattccagcgtgcagactgggcgtctgtgcc
The DNA window shown above is from Danio rerio strain Tuebingen ecotype United States chromosome 25, GRCz12tu, whole genome shotgun sequence and carries:
- the ugt5a2 gene encoding UDP glucuronosyltransferase 5 family, polypeptide A2 precursor (The RefSeq protein has 8 substitutions compared to this genomic sequence), whose amino-acid sequence is MHSHIHLGLFLLLCVLSRSYAGKLLVVPVEGSHWVNMKVLIVELHSRGHSITVVRGSSSWYIEEQSPLYTSITVDNGVFDDDFMEKFLPHLLKIQRQGKSFWNEMALADEMIHFVTETHKQSCNMTAILFENETLMNSLKDAAYDVVLTDPAYGSGVLLAHRLGLPLVYNVRWTVYGEAHFDIAPSPLSYVPVSGLQLTDKMTFSQRVMNMMTYIMIRYKYSKNFGSPYQELTQKYFGPNVNFFSLLQDADLWLMRNDFTFEFPRPTMPNVVYMGGFQCKPAKPLPGDLEEFVQSSGEHGVIMMSLGTVFGQLLSELNDEIAAAFAQLPQKVIWRYTGPRPANLGNNTLIVNWLPQNDLLGHPKTKLFVAHGGTNGLQEAIYHGVPIVGLPLAFDQPDNLSRMRAKGTAKIVEFATLDRAVFLEALKEVLHNPSYRENMQRLSKLHHDQPMKPLDRAIFWIEFVMRNKGAPHLRAQSFRMSWIEYQSIDVILTLMLMVLVFVLLTVYTMKYFCLCLFRKKVKRE